CGAATTGAAGACTTGGCCAACTCGACCGCAAGGGCTTTGGTGAGCATCTTCACTCCACCCTTTGACGCGTTGTAGTGGACTTGGCAGTAGCCGGCCGTTGACACCACCACTTCGGCCTCAACGGTGGAGATATTCACGATTGCTCCGCCGCCAGCGGCTTCGATATCTCTCGCCACCTCTTGGGTGACAAGCCAAGTTCCCTTGAGGTTCACATCGACGACCAGGTCCCACTCTTCTTCGGACAGATCGGCCAGAGAGGTCATCGTGACGAGGCCGGCGCAGTTCACGAGTCCGGTGATTCCTCCCAACTGGCCGGTTGCGTCGTCTGCAGCGGACCGTATTGAGCCTCGATCTCGGACGTCCAACTTCTGGAAGATCGCGCGCCCTCCCTCTGAAGCGATCAATTCGCAAGTCTCAGTACCGCCTTCTATGTCCCTGTCGGCCACTACAACGGCGGAACCCTCACTTGCGAGTCGTTTCGCGACGGCCCTGCCGATCCCAGACGCACCTCCGGTAACGAAGATCACTCTGTCTCTGCTCATGACAAGCTCCAGTTCCTTCAGGTCGATTGACATCACCGATGTTCAAGAGAGGACACAGATTCCTTGCTGCTAGAGGTAGGGGAGGTAGGTCTGTGCCTCCCATTCCGTAAAGCGATCGGTCGTCTCTTCCCAACTACCATTCGCCGCCAGGTACTTGCCCCACTCGGTTTCCTTGATGACGAGGTATTGGTCGACCATCTCTGGGCCAATCGCGGCTGTGAACACCGTGTCAGCGCGGAGGGCCTCGATGGCAGCACCCAGGTGGTCGGGTGTGTGCTCTGTGGTCGACGCAGTCTCCAACGCGTCTCCGGTTTCAGCGTCTGGGCAAGAAAGGCTGGCTTCCACACCCAGGCGCGATGCGGTAAGGACTGCCGCTATCGCCGAATGGGTGCTAGCGGCACCGTCGGGCATACGGTTTTCGAGGCGCGTTGATGCGTCGCGTTCCGGATTGACCCGTACCGTGGCGCTGCGGTGGTCGTAGCCCCAGTTCTTCCAATAACCAGAAATCTGGCCAGGCCTTAGGCGCTTGTAGGAGTTGGCTATTGGAGCGCATAGCGCCGCCATCGCTGGCATGTGGTGCAACTGTCCGGCTATGCAGCGTTTGGCTAGCGTTGAAAGTCCATCAGGAGTGGAAGGATCCAGCATCGCGTTGTTTCCGGAACTGTCCTCCAGGCTCAAGTTGACGTGCAGGCCATTACCTCCGTACTCCACAATTGGTCTCGGCATGAAGGTAAGGAGGTGCCCTTTCTGGGCCGCTACCTCCATTGCCATTGCTCTAAAAAGGAACACCTCATCTGCGCATCGCATCGCGTCATCGAACTCGAGGGTCATTTCAAATTGGCCCATGTCGAATTCACCATTTATTGATTCGATCCGGAAGCCCAATCGCTCGCCGGTGTCATCGATCGCCCGCATGATTCCTTCTGGGTCAGTACGCACGCCAGTGCCGTAGACCATTGAGCCAGGTGCGTTGTAGGGGCGCCATCCTCCGCTGGGGTCCGGTTCCAAGATGTAGGCCTCAAGCTCGATTCCCACCTTCGGCTTGAAGCCCATCAACTCCCAGGCGCCGACTGCATTGCGAAGCACGGTTCTCGGCGCCAGGGGCACGGGCTCGCCGTTTCGTTCCAAGTCGCCGACGACGACACCAACGCCGTCTTCCCAGCTTGGCCTTGTCTCTGAAACGTCGAAGTGGCATTCCATGTCAGGCATTCCCTCGAGGAATCCCGTTCCGGGCGTAGGTCCCATATCTCGGTCGTAGCCCAGAGAGAAGACGCTGAGACAATGTCGGGTGCCCCGCTCTGCGAGACGGGCAGGCAGGTATTTGCCGCGGGCCAGGTTCAGGTGGTCTGGCCACAGAACTCGGATCCTTTGATATTCCTCTGTTCCCATTACTTAGCCTCGCTCGTCTCTTTTGTCGGAGTCTCGGTGTGCCACCAACCCGAAGTATGCCCAGCGGGCAGTTCCGGCAAGAAATCCGTCTGGGAGATTGTTCGGTTCCAAATAGTAGTGTCCACATATGCCCCGGGCCTTTGCTGCAGGCGACGACGAACTTGTTGAGGCCGAGCGGCTGATTCGCGATCGCATGGCGGAACTCGACCTCGACCTGCTGTCACTGGCTGCCGTCTCCAATGTGTTTCGCACAGCGACTGCTGTTCGAAATCACATGGAGCGCGACGTGCTTCGCCGGCACCAACTCTCGTGGAGCGCATTCACGGTGTTATTCGTGTTGCGCATCTGGGGCTCTCAGGAGTCGCGTCGGCTGGCAGGTGAGGCTGGGATCTCTGGCGGCACACTTACTGGGGTGCTCGACACACTCGAACGGAAGGGCTTTGCCGAGCGGAGGGCAGTACCCGAGGATCGGCGCCGTGTTGAAGTGATTCTCACTCCCGCCGGGAACAAGGTGGTCGAAGAGGTCATGCCCGCCTTCAATCGTGAGGAGGCCTTGGTTACCGGCGATCTCACGGACGACGAGATGGCGACGCTGGCCCGACTTCTACGCAAGATTCTTCAGACCACTGCAGCCCTCGATAAGCGATGACCGGTGCGCGGTTCTGGCCGCATGATGAGCAGCTGCTCCGGTCGGTCATGGACTGGAGTTGGCGCAGGATCACCGGTGGCCAAAATCCCCAGGCTCGGGCTCGACCGTCCACCGAGTTGGATGCGGCACTCGGTGACACTTTGGTGCCCGATGGCATCGGCGGTCACGAGGCGTTACGCCTGTTCACCCAGGTGGTGGTCCCGGCTACCCGAGCCCAGGACAACCCGATGAACCTGGCCTTCGTGCCCGCCGCCCCCACTGAGGCGGCCCTGGTATTCGACCTGGCTGTCAGCGCGGCCGAGATGTTCGCCGGCACGTGGGAGGCTGGAGCGGGCGCCATCGCCGCGGAGAATCAGGCTCTGGCCTGGCTAGCTTCGCTGGCCGGTTGGCCGGCCAGCGCCGGCGGGTGTTTCGTGTCGGGGGCGACCATGGGAAACCTGAGCGCGTTGGTGGCCAGTCGGGAGCGGGCCCGGACGCGTCTTGCCGGGGCAGCACCGCCTCGGTGGCGGTTCGCGGCCACCGGCGACGCCCATAGTTCGGTCCGGGCCGCCGCGACCGTCATGGACTGCGAGGTGCTGGCCGTGCCCGGAGACGAGCGGGGGCGCATGACCGGCACCGCCCTCGCGGAGGTGCTGGCCACTCTCGGCCCCGATCCAGTGGCCGAGGGCTTGTTCGCGGTGGTGGTGTCGTCAGGGACCACCAACGCCGGGGTGGTTGATGACATCGCCGGGGTGGCCGAGGTGTGCCGGGCCAATGGACTGTGGTTGCACGTGGACGGTGCCTACGGGGCAGCGGCGATGGTGGCGCCGTCGGTGGCGCCCCTGTTCGCCGGCATGGAGCACGCCGACTCGTTTGTGGTCGATCCTCATAAGTGGTTGTTCGCTCCCTACGACTGTTGCGCGCTGGTGTACCGCGAACCCGAACACGGGGCGGCGGCCCACTCCCAATTTGCTAATTACCTCGAGGGCGTCGACCGGACGGTGTGGAATCCGGCCGACTTCGCGGTGCACCTCACCCGGCGAGCCCGGGGCCTACCGTTCTGGTTCTCGCTGGCCACCTACGGCACTGACCGATATCGGGATGCGGTGGAGACAGTGCTAGCCACCACACGGGCGGTGGCCGACGAGATCCGGTCCCGGCCCCACCTCCGCCTTGTCATGGAACCCGACCTCTCGGTGGTGTTATTCGAACGGGTGGGGTGGGAGTCGGCCGACTACGAGGCCTGGTCGGACTATCACGCCCGGGCGGGAAACGTCCTCTGCGTGCCTACACGGTGGGAGGATCGTTCCATGCTCCGGTTCTGCTTCATCAACCCGACCACAGACGTTGACGAGGTGGCCTCCGTCCTAGACGGCCTGGCGGACGCACCCCCAGGTTGAATCATTTGGTCCCAAATGATTAGGGTTGACGACATGCAGCCTTCGCCAATAATCACCAACCGAGGTCTCGACCATGGGTGAGATCGTCGGTGCAGCCGTTGTCTCACATGTCCCACCCATAGTCATGCCGGAAGCTCTCCGGCGGGAACTCAATGATGGCAACGACTTCTCACTCGTGGAGGGGCTTCATCGGCTGCGTACAGAGTGCCTAGATCGCGTGAAGCCCGACACCGTTGTCGTATTCGATACGCACTGGTTCACGACCGTGGAGCACGTGGTCACCTCTCACGAGCGACGGGCAGGCAAGTTCACATCCGACGAGTTGCCTCGGGGGATGTCCCAGGTCCCCTACGACATGCCCGGCGATCCTGACCTAGCCCTCTTGGTCGATTCCCTAGCGTCCGCTCGAGATGACACCAGAGTCCTGGCTAGCGACGATCCCTACCTGCCGGTTCATTACCCGACGATTAATCTTCTCGGGTTTCTTCAGGGCGACGAAAGGTGGATGTCGGTTGGGGTCTGCCAAACGGCGACTCCAGAGGATTTCCTGCTCTTTGGCAACCTCTTGGCTCAGGCGATCGACATGTCCGACCGGCGCGTTGTTCTGCTCGCCTCTGGGGGATTGAGCCACCGCTTCTGGCCTTTGATGGAGTTCGCCGACCATGAATCGGCTTCCCTCGACAACATTCGGACTCCGGAAGCCCGCGAAGCCGATGAGAAGGTGCTTCGATGGTGGGAGCAAGGAGACCACCGTCAAGTGATTGAGTACCAGCCGGAATACAGAAGGCATGCCCCCGAGGGCTTCTTTGGCCATTACCTGATGATGGTCGGGGCAATCGGTGGGAGTGCTTGCAGTGCGGCCGGCTTTCGGTATTCGGAGTACGAATCAGCAGCCGGGACTGGCCAGGTGCACATGTGGTTCGAAAAGCCTGTCAGTGGCTGGACCGCCCAGAAGTAGACGACTCACAAACCGGATTAGGTAGGAAGTTCGTGCAAATAGCAAATGTGGAAGGACGAGGGTCGCTGATCATCGACGGTCGGATAGTCGACGTCGAGTCGGCAACCGCTGGAGAGATCTCGAGTGACCCGATGGAACTCGTTGATCTCAGGAATCATCCCCTGCTGGCCCAGGTTCAACCGGATGGTGAGGCTCAGGAGATCGACGAGTCCGACCTAGGACCACCGGTGCCAAGACCCGGAAAGATCATTGCCATTGCGATCAACTACCGAAGCCATGCAGAGGAGGCGAACAAGGCCATTCCGACCGAACCGCATGTGATGGTCAAATTTTCCACTTGCATCACGGGTCCGCACGACGATGTGTTTATGCATGACCTAGAGATGGTCGATTATGAGGTTGAACTCGT
Above is a window of Acidimicrobiales bacterium DNA encoding:
- a CDS encoding glucose 1-dehydrogenase, with amino-acid sequence MSIDLKELELVMSRDRVIFVTGGASGIGRAVAKRLASEGSAVVVADRDIEGGTETCELIASEGGRAIFQKLDVRDRGSIRSAADDATGQLGGITGLVNCAGLVTMTSLADLSEEEWDLVVDVNLKGTWLVTQEVARDIEAAGGGAIVNISTVEAEVVVSTAGYCQVHYNASKGGVKMLTKALAVELAKSSIRVNAVAPGPVATDFVSLEGITSPETLEALKGRLLIPRIGQPEDIASAVSFLLSDESSWITGVHLPVDGGWLTR
- a CDS encoding glutamine synthetase family protein — its product is MECHFDVSETRPSWEDGVGVVVGDLERNGEPVPLAPRTVLRNAVGAWELMGFKPKVGIELEAYILEPDPSGGWRPYNAPGSMVYGTGVRTDPEGIMRAIDDTGERLGFRIESINGEFDMGQFEMTLEFDDAMRCADEVFLFRAMAMEVAAQKGHLLTFMPRPIVEYGGNGLHVNLSLEDSSGNNAMLDPSTPDGLSTLAKRCIAGQLHHMPAMAALCAPIANSYKRLRPGQISGYWKNWGYDHRSATVRVNPERDASTRLENRMPDGAASTHSAIAAVLTASRLGVEASLSCPDAETGDALETASTTEHTPDHLGAAIEALRADTVFTAAIGPEMVDQYLVIKETEWGKYLAANGSWEETTDRFTEWEAQTYLPYL
- a CDS encoding MarR family transcriptional regulator, translated to MPRAFAAGDDELVEAERLIRDRMAELDLDLLSLAAVSNVFRTATAVRNHMERDVLRRHQLSWSAFTVLFVLRIWGSQESRRLAGEAGISGGTLTGVLDTLERKGFAERRAVPEDRRRVEVILTPAGNKVVEEVMPAFNREEALVTGDLTDDEMATLARLLRKILQTTAALDKR
- a CDS encoding pyridoxal-dependent decarboxylase, yielding MTGARFWPHDEQLLRSVMDWSWRRITGGQNPQARARPSTELDAALGDTLVPDGIGGHEALRLFTQVVVPATRAQDNPMNLAFVPAAPTEAALVFDLAVSAAEMFAGTWEAGAGAIAAENQALAWLASLAGWPASAGGCFVSGATMGNLSALVASRERARTRLAGAAPPRWRFAATGDAHSSVRAAATVMDCEVLAVPGDERGRMTGTALAEVLATLGPDPVAEGLFAVVVSSGTTNAGVVDDIAGVAEVCRANGLWLHVDGAYGAAAMVAPSVAPLFAGMEHADSFVVDPHKWLFAPYDCCALVYREPEHGAAAHSQFANYLEGVDRTVWNPADFAVHLTRRARGLPFWFSLATYGTDRYRDAVETVLATTRAVADEIRSRPHLRLVMEPDLSVVLFERVGWESADYEAWSDYHARAGNVLCVPTRWEDRSMLRFCFINPTTDVDEVASVLDGLADAPPG